A single Thermaerobacter sp. FW80 DNA region contains:
- a CDS encoding IS256 family transposase yields MSRIPPSQQLAELARQLAAQAREGTEVEDLTHALVRLGARKLIQELLEAEVTELLGRGRYERREPGQEGARNGYKPRTLRCAEGRLEIDVPQVRGMEGLCQPTLWRALKRRTDVLERLVVEMYARGLSSRDIEDALAELAGSEAPLLSRSTVSRITEALHEEFEAFAQRDLSGLDVVYLFADAIYESLRRQAGCREGILVTWAILSDGSKVLVHLSLGNKERYEDWLEHFRDLVRRGLKTPLTVTTDGAPGLIQAVEAMWPEAERIRCWVHKMRNVLDKVPEEARPVLKPYLEAIRDAPDIEQGRRLVAEVVERFGREYPSAMRSLQEDLEASLAHLRLPAAHRKHVRTTNLVERSFEEERRRAKVIPRFRSERECLKLVFAVLWRASERWRRVQFSEHERKQLERYIEERQRQRAAQKEVSPAATVA; encoded by the coding sequence ATGTCCAGGATACCACCCAGCCAGCAGTTGGCGGAGCTGGCCCGGCAGCTGGCCGCGCAGGCCCGGGAGGGTACTGAGGTCGAGGACCTGACCCATGCCCTCGTCCGCCTGGGCGCCCGCAAGCTCATCCAGGAGCTGCTGGAGGCAGAGGTCACGGAGCTTTTGGGGCGCGGACGCTACGAGCGGCGCGAGCCTGGCCAGGAAGGCGCCCGCAACGGCTACAAGCCGCGGACGCTGCGTTGCGCCGAGGGGCGGCTCGAGATCGACGTCCCCCAGGTGCGGGGCATGGAGGGACTGTGCCAGCCCACGCTGTGGAGGGCCCTCAAGCGGCGGACGGACGTGCTGGAGCGCCTGGTGGTGGAGATGTACGCCCGGGGCCTCTCTAGCCGGGACATCGAGGATGCGCTGGCGGAGCTGGCGGGCAGCGAAGCGCCGCTTTTGAGCCGGTCCACCGTGAGCCGGATCACCGAGGCGCTCCACGAGGAGTTCGAGGCCTTTGCCCAGCGGGACCTGTCAGGCCTCGACGTGGTGTACCTGTTCGCCGACGCCATCTACGAGTCGCTGCGCCGGCAGGCGGGCTGCCGTGAGGGCATCCTGGTCACCTGGGCCATCTTGAGCGACGGCAGCAAGGTGCTGGTGCACCTGAGCCTGGGCAACAAGGAGCGCTACGAGGACTGGCTGGAGCACTTCCGGGATCTGGTGCGCCGGGGGCTGAAGACGCCGCTGACGGTGACGACGGACGGGGCGCCGGGGCTGATCCAGGCGGTGGAAGCCATGTGGCCGGAGGCGGAGCGCATCCGCTGCTGGGTGCACAAGATGCGGAACGTGCTGGACAAGGTGCCGGAGGAGGCGCGGCCCGTGCTCAAGCCCTACCTGGAGGCGATCCGGGACGCACCGGATATCGAGCAGGGCCGGCGGCTGGTGGCCGAGGTGGTGGAGCGGTTCGGGCGGGAGTATCCCTCGGCCATGCGGAGCCTGCAGGAGGACCTGGAAGCGAGCCTGGCGCACCTGCGGCTACCCGCCGCCCACCGCAAGCATGTCCGGACCACCAACCTGGTGGAGCGCAGCTTCGAGGAGGAGCGGCGGCGCGCCAAGGTGATCCCGCGGTTTCGGAGCGAGCGGGAGTGCCTGAAGCTAGTCTTCGCCGTGCTGTGGCGGGCGAGTGAGCGCTGGCGGCGGGTGCAGTTCAGCGAGCACGAACGAAAGCAGCTGGAGCGCTACATCGAGGAGCGGCAACGGCAAAGAGCGGCGCAGAAAGAGGTTTCACCCGCTGCCACCGTGGCATGA
- a CDS encoding VWA domain-containing protein, with protein MDTPNGQDTPTKNLRDHVILLVRRLRAMGLPTSPADAVNALAALEHVDLGDPAEVRSALRLVLARRPEDLPVLDRELDAFFWGDPVRQRLPGWLAPRRPAATSATSDPVGDRHHGDPADDSHPPDRDPLSEAASAPSRSSPGHPDARSDSRSAAEAGDEPAGGDPAGHPDDGTGPTAEAAGSRATDGDPDHPRAPGADSVQDLGLHLILAVLPAAASAGAGTGVEADGPSHGSRAWQARAGGSPGGYSPLAVLTRRDVQLLNDEDRRLVMAAASQLGRWLATRPSRRFVRARKGAIDGRRALREAARKAGDLFQWPRRRRRAGRLRLLAVLDVSGSMDVYSQLFLHFLHGLQQQGGRVETFAVGTRLTRLTTVLRTPRPEAAMARAAAVTADWSGGTRLGEGLWRLADRYGHLLDRDTVLLVISDGLDRGDLGLLDRALRACRRRVRALIWLNPLAGDPRYEPLARGMQVALPYVDVLAPAHSLESLVQLSQELRRQAWAVHRLRRTNRPRARRLPS; from the coding sequence ATGGACACGCCAAACGGCCAAGACACGCCGACGAAGAACCTGCGCGACCACGTGATCCTCCTGGTCCGGCGCCTGCGGGCCATGGGGCTCCCCACCAGCCCGGCTGACGCCGTGAACGCGCTGGCAGCTCTGGAGCACGTGGACCTGGGCGACCCGGCCGAGGTGCGATCGGCCTTGCGCCTCGTCCTGGCCCGGCGGCCTGAAGACCTCCCTGTGCTGGACCGGGAGCTGGATGCCTTCTTCTGGGGGGATCCGGTGCGCCAGCGGCTTCCCGGTTGGCTGGCCCCTCGGCGGCCTGCCGCGACGTCCGCCACCTCCGACCCCGTGGGGGACCGCCATCATGGGGATCCCGCGGACGACTCCCATCCTCCCGACCGCGACCCGCTGTCGGAGGCGGCGTCGGCGCCCTCGCGATCGTCTCCCGGGCATCCCGACGCCCGTTCCGACTCCCGTTCCGCGGCGGAGGCGGGCGACGAACCGGCCGGTGGGGACCCGGCGGGGCATCCGGACGATGGGACGGGACCGACGGCCGAGGCCGCCGGCTCCCGTGCCACCGACGGCGATCCCGACCACCCCCGCGCACCTGGTGCCGACAGCGTGCAGGATCTGGGCTTGCACCTCATCCTGGCGGTGCTTCCCGCGGCCGCGTCGGCGGGGGCCGGCACCGGCGTCGAGGCCGACGGTCCCTCCCACGGCAGCCGCGCCTGGCAGGCCCGGGCAGGGGGGAGCCCCGGCGGTTACAGCCCCCTCGCGGTGCTCACCCGGCGGGACGTGCAGCTGCTAAACGACGAAGACCGCCGTCTGGTGATGGCGGCCGCCTCCCAACTGGGGCGGTGGCTCGCCACGCGGCCGTCGCGCCGGTTCGTCCGGGCACGGAAGGGCGCCATCGACGGCCGGCGGGCCCTGCGCGAGGCCGCACGCAAGGCGGGCGACCTCTTCCAGTGGCCGCGCCGGCGGCGGCGTGCGGGCCGGCTGCGCCTCCTGGCCGTGCTGGACGTCTCGGGGTCCATGGACGTCTACAGCCAGCTCTTCCTGCACTTCCTCCACGGCCTGCAGCAGCAGGGGGGGCGGGTCGAGACCTTCGCCGTGGGGACGCGACTCACCCGCCTGACCACGGTCCTGCGCACGCCGCGACCCGAGGCGGCCATGGCGCGGGCGGCGGCCGTCACCGCGGACTGGTCGGGTGGAACGCGGCTGGGGGAGGGTTTGTGGAGGCTGGCGGATCGATATGGCCATCTCCTCGACCGGGACACCGTGCTGCTGGTGATCAGCGACGGGCTGGATCGGGGCGATCTCGGCCTGCTGGACCGGGCATTGCGAGCCTGCCGGCGGCGGGTGCGGGCCCTGATCTGGCTGAACCCGCTGGCGGGCGATCCCCGCTACGAGCCCCTCGCGCGCGGCATGCAGGTTGCGCTCCCGTATGTCGACGTGCTGGCGCCGGCCCACAGCCTCGAAAGCCTCGTGCAGCTATCCCAGGAGCTGCGGCGGCAGGCGTGGGCCGTGCACCGGCTTCGTCGGACGAACCGGCCCCGCGCCCGCCGCCTTCCCTCTTGA